Proteins encoded together in one Anopheles darlingi chromosome 3, idAnoDarlMG_H_01, whole genome shotgun sequence window:
- the LOC125956358 gene encoding serine/threonine-protein kinase mig-15 isoform X3 translates to MAHQMLPPSVNCSLDDIDLNALKDPAGIFELIEVVGNGTYGQVYKGRHTKTGQLAAIKVMDVTEEEEEEIKLEINVLKKYSNHRNIATYYGAFIKKTPAGKDDQLWLVMEYCGAGSVTDLVKSTKGQSLKEEWIAYICREILRGLSYLHTNKVIHRDIKGQNVLLTDNAEVKLVDFGVSAQLDKTIGRRNTFIGTPYWMAPEVIACDENRDATYDNRSDLWSLGITALEMAESQPPLCDLHPMRALFLIPRNPPPRMKSKKWSKKFHSFIDTVLVKDYHQRPYTEQLLKHPFIKEQPTERQVRIQLKDHIDRCKKRKQEKERDDYRYSGSENDDDDIQTAGEPSSIIQAPGNDTLRRTFHQIQEGRMQNAEQQQPPNRNQKPPSRDNGSKAQPVEEPGPPSRPQLPQRLIVVPDPPANSNANRPLPPPPRSGSSSQSQQPPSSQTPQQPARNQQNFFKPVLPPRRPEDLDKLAAQLNELGVSSPQQQQQAQPEAPPRNNRPQQQPSGASPQVSGGGGGGGSSGVGGKSPAIAPNGNNNGSSNGGSGSAGVGNINNNNHHAQPINPLDPIESSDSDSEPEEPNGRTRNDGTLLASDPPMPLTGGLGVLNESDQNNQSSSSTPGGGGGASVLSPPSGGSSSGVGVGGGPPNRPLPPTPDDDDAQGDGTLIKRNYENKSSSSIGTTTSSSASTGSTTHSESDEAVLLRDWNFEQFFPAEERPKPNQRHSMSDKSSSSSPASDSNIGRYRASAVVGGASALLPLLGDNNKTGKEHVNASSKHTAASLAYAEKRKVEEMNNKIRLEERVKSEMFARQMHKPNAAAIQALGSSGKSAQQQPQQEQQQQRRQESDGGSRLPLNFARAFRRENSDFFPLAKRHSAILGETGAIGGGVVGLGEGGGSNRSMSPGHHHHQPQQQQRSSAIFSRSSRSKFEPILTNYSLTNPSGSDDEQRRSPRSTPPRAAGADVTGGGNNGRQQSPLAGASQPTQQPQQQQQQSVTRNMDFLRPRREKTESVIFVRNSPHRQPSLLFDGQQKNRSGENSSLGTPGQRTSSVLPDLLRQASPATPPSHDKSVSEEYRAAVSSSVQSNNVPPSSTPNKSFLLPYTTNGTVALGAGGIVGAGEARIGDRGDGGRGSSPAGRQSNASPHSNPSNASSSRHNSPNHSFNTRLPANNSSLHSSISSNSSSSGVVNHKIVNNNHLLHPPPPPYHQYQMHHHPQQQQPPPPLRVTTTAAQTDLPVSPFSLALQQKQRSFLTFGFGAQSGGSAASRRESHVNVNVTPTSHDAASDTPEIRKYKKRFNSEILCAALWGVNLLIGTENGLMLLDRSGQGKVYQLISRRRFQQMEVLEGQNILVTISGKKNRVRVYYLSWLKSKILRTDGLADQQVERRNGWINVGDLQGAVHFKIVKYERIKFLVIALKDSIEIYAWAPKPYHKFMAFKSFGELMHRPLLVDLTVEEQTRLKVIYGSAEGFHAVDLDSATVYDIYLPKHTQGPISPHCIVTLPNSNGMQLLLCYDNEGVYVNTMGRVSKNIVLQWGEMPTSVAYIGTGQIMGWGNKAIEIRSVETGHLDGVFMHKKAQRLKFLCERNDKVFFSSAKGGSSCQIYFMTLNKPGMANW, encoded by the exons GATCCGGCAGGCATCTTTGAGCTAATCGAAGTCGTCGGAAATGGAACGTACGGACAAGTGTACAAG GGTCGCCACACAAAGACTGGACAACTCGCTGCCATTAAGGTGATGGATGTcaccgaggaggaagaggaggagatcAAGCTCGAGATCAACGTGCTGAAGAAGTATTCCAACCACCGCAACATTGCCACATACTATGGTGCATTTATCAAAAAGACGCCCGCCGGCAAGGACGACCAGCTGTGGCTGGTGATGGAGTACTGCGGGGCCGGTTCCGTCACCGATCTGGTCAAGTCGACCAAGGGCCAGAGTCTGAAGGAGGAGTGGATCGCGTACATCTGTCGCGAGATCTTGCGCGGGTTGAGCTATCTGCACACGAACAAGGTGATACACCGTGACATCAAGGGCCAGAACGTGCTGCTGACGGATAACGCCGAGGTGAAGCTGGTCGATTTCGGTGTGTCCGCCCAGCTAGACAAAACCATTGGCCGGCGGAACACATTCATCG GTACACCGTACTGGATGGCACCGGAGGTTATTGCTTGCGATGAAAATCGGGACGCCACCTATGACAACCGGTCCGATCTCTGGTCACTGGGCATTACGGCACTGGAGATGGCCGAATCACAACCCCCTCTGTGCGATCTCCATCCGATGCGCGCTCTCTTCCTGATTCCACGTAATCCACCACCGCGCATGAAGTCGAAGAAGTGGTCCAAGAAGTTCCACAGCTTTATTGATACGGTGCTAG TGAAAGACTACCATCAACGGCCTTACACGGAGCAGTTACTGAAGCATCCTTTCATCAAAGAGCAACCGACGGAAAGACAAGTTAGAATACAGCTTAAAGACCATATCGATAG gTGTAAGAAGCGCAAGCAGGAGAAAGAGCGTGACGACTATCGCTACTCGGGCTCggaaaacgatgacgatgatataCAGACGGCTGGCGAACCGTCCTCGATCATTCAGGCCCCGGGCAACGATACGCTACGCCGTACGTTCCACCAGATCCAGGAGGGTCGTATGCAGAAcgccgaacagcagcagcctccgaATCGCAATCAGAAACCACCAAGT CGGGATAATGGTAGTAAAGCGCAACCCGTGGAGGAACCGGGGCCACCGTCGAGACCGCAGCTTCCGCAGCGGCTGATAGTGGTGCCGGATCCACCGGCCAACAGTAATGCTAATCGACCCCTGCCCCCGCCACCGCGCAGCGGTTCCTCCTCGCAATCCCAGCAACCACCTTCATCCCAGACACCGCAGCAACCTGCCCGCAATCAGCAAAACTTCTTCAAACCGGTG CTACCACCTAGACGACCAGAG GATTTGGACAAGTTGGCCGCACAGCTTAATGAATTGGGCGTCTCCtccccgcagcagcagcagcaggcgcaacCTGAGGCGCCACCGCGCAACAACAgaccacaacagcaaccgtcGGGAGCATCACCACAGGTcagtggaggaggtggtggcggaggtagTAGTGGCGTTGGCGGTAAGTCACCGGCCATTGCTCCGAATGGCAACAataacggcagcagcaatggcggcagtggcagtgccgGCGTCGGTAACATcaataacaataatcatcATGCGCAACCGATCAATCcgctcgatccgatcgagaGCTCCGATTCGGACTCGGAACCAGAGGAACCGAACGGCCGAACACGAAACGACGGCACGCTTCTCGCCAGTGATCCCCCGATGCCACT GACGGGCGGTTTGGGCGTGCTCAACGAATCCGATCAGAACAATCAATCCTCATCGAGTACTccgggtggtggaggaggggccAGTGTTCTGTCTCCTCcgagcggtggcagcagcagtggcgtcGGGGTCGGCGGTGGTCCTCCCAACCGACCTTTACCGCCCactccggacgacgacgatgcccaAGGTGACGGGACGCTCATCAAACGG AACTACGAGAATAAGTCATCTTCGTCCATCGGCACTACGACCTCCTCGTCGGCGTCGACCGGTTCGACGACGCACTCGGAAAGCGACGAAGCGGTGCTGCTACGCGACTGGAACTTTGAGCAATTTTTCCCAGCCGAAGAGCGGCCAAAGCCGAACCAGCGCCACTCGATGTCAGACAaatcgtcctcttcctcgccaGCCTCCGACTCGAATATCGGGCGTTATCGGGCCAGTGCCGTCGTCGGCGGCGCTAGTGCTCTGCTTCCACTGCTCGGTGACAACAACAAGACGGGCAAGGAGCACGTTAACGCTTCGTCCAAACATACGGCCGCCAGTCTGGCGTACGCCGAGAAGCGCAAGGTGGAGGAGATGAACAACAAGATACGATTGGAGGAGCGTGTCAAGAGTGAAATGTTTGCCCGGCAAATGCACAAACCGAACGCCGCCGCCATCCAGGCACTCGGGTCGTCGGGCAAAAGcgcacagcaacagccacaacaggagcagcagcagcaacggcgccAAGAGTCGGACGGGGGATCTCGGTTACCACTCAACTTTGCACGAGCTTTCCGCCGGGAAAACTCCGATTTCTTTCCCCTCGCGAAGCGTCATTCGGCTATTCTAGGCGAAACGGGTGCCATTGGTGGTGGGGTCGTTGGGTTGGGCGAGGGTGGAGgaagcaatcgatcgatgtcacccggtcatcatcatcatcaaccgcagcaacagcagcgatccAGTGCCATCTTTTCGCGTAGCAGTCGCTCCAAGTTCGAACCGATCTTGACCAACTACTCGCTCACGAATCCGtccggcagcgacgacgagcagCGTCGTTCGCCTCGatccacaccaccacgtgcGGCGGGAGCAGACGTGACAGGAGGTGGCAACAATGGGAGACAACAAAGCCCACTGGCAGGTGCCTCGCAGCCGacacagcagccacagcagcagcaacagcaatcggtTACACGAAATATGGACTTTTTGCGGCCGCGTCGCGAAAAAACTGAATCCGTTATCTTCGTACGTAACTCACCCCACCGACAGCCCTCGCTGCTGTTCGATGGTCAGCAG AAGAACCGTTCCGGGGAGAACAGCAGTCTCGGTACACCAGGCCAGCGGACGAGTAGTGTCCTGCCGGATCTACTTAGACAGGCATCGCCGGCGACGCCACCCAGCCATGACAAATCGGTCAGCGAGGAG TACCGAGCAGCCGTCAGTTCCTCCGTTCAGTCGAACAACGTTCCTCCTAGCAGCACACCAAACAAATCATTCCTGCTTCCGTACACCACCAACGGAACCGTCGCCCTCGGAGCAGGAGGAATAGTgggagcaggagaagcaagAATCGGTGACCGAGGAGATGGTGGACGTGGCAGTAGCCCTGCAGGGCGTCAGAGCAATGCCTCGCCCCACTCGAACCCATCGAATGCATCGTCCTCCCGCCACAACAGTCCGAACCACTCGTTTAACACTAGACTCCCAGCAAACAATAGTAGTCTTCACAGTAGCATTagcagtaatagtagtagtagcggcgTCGTGAATCATAAAATTGTCAATAACAATCATTTACtacatcctcctcctcctccgtacCATCAATATCAaatgcaccatcatccacaacaacaacaaccaccaccgccactacgtGTTACCACGACGGCGGCACAAACGGATCTGCCCGTGTCCCCGTTTTCGCTGGCActgcaacagaagcagcgCAGCTTCCTGACGTTCGGTTTTGGGGCTCAATCGGGCGGATCCGCGGCTTCCCGGCGGGAGAGCcacgtgaacgtgaacgtcACCCCAACATCGCACGATGCTGCCAGCGATACACCCGAGATACGGAAGTACAAGAAGCGCTTCAACTCGGAGATACTGTGTGCGGCACTCTGGGGTGTCAATCTGCTGATCGGCACCGAGAATGGCTTAATGCTGTTGGATCGTTCCGGTCAGGGAAAG GTGTATCAGCTGATATCACGTCGGCGGTTCCAGCAGATGGAGGTGCTGGAAGGACAAAACATTCTGGTGACCATATCGGGCAAGAAGAACCGTGTCCGCGTGTACTATCTGTCGTGGCTGAAATCGAAAATACTGCGTACCGACGGTTTGGCGGAC caacaaGTGGAACGTCGCAACGGATGGATCAACGTGGGTGATCTGCAGGGTGCGGTGCATTTCAAGATTGTCAAGTACGAGCGGATCAAATTTCTGGTGATCGCCCTCAAGGACTCGATCGAGATCTACGCCTGGGCCCCGAAGCCATACCACAAGTTTATGGCATTTAAG agCTTCGGTGAACTGATGCATCGGCCACTGCTGGTTGACTTGACAGTCGAGGAGCAGACGCGATTGAAGGTGATCTACGGTTCGGCAGAAGGCTTTCATGCAGTCGATCTCGATTCGGCCACGGTCTATGATATCTACCTACCTAAGCAT ACTCAGGGTCCAATTTCGCCGCACTGCATCGTAACCCTCCCGAACTCGAACGGTatgcaactgttgctgtgCTACGACAACGAAGGTGTTTACGTGAATACTATGGGCCGCGTATCAAAGAACATCGTGCTGCAGTGGGGCGAGATGCCGACCTCGGTCGCTTACATCGGTACCGGGCAGATTATGGGCTGGGGTAACAAGGCAATCGAG ATTCGCTCGGTAGAAACCGGTCACCTGGACGGGGTGTTCATGCACAAGAAAGCACAACGTCTGAAGTTCCTGTGCGAGCGGAACGATAAGGTGTTCTTCAGCAGTGCCAAAGGTGGCTCCTCTTGTCAGATCTACTTCATGACGCTCAACAAACCGGGGATGGCCAACTGGTAA
- the LOC125956358 gene encoding serine/threonine-protein kinase mig-15 isoform X9 → MAHQMLPPSVNCSLDDIDLNALKDPAGIFELIEVVGNGTYGQVYKGRHTKTGQLAAIKVMDVTEEEEEEIKLEINVLKKYSNHRNIATYYGAFIKKTPAGKDDQLWLVMEYCGAGSVTDLVKSTKGQSLKEEWIAYICREILRGLSYLHTNKVIHRDIKGQNVLLTDNAEVKLVDFGVSAQLDKTIGRRNTFIGTPYWMAPEVIACDENRDATYDNRSDLWSLGITALEMAESQPPLCDLHPMRALFLIPRNPPPRMKSKKWSKKFHSFIDTVLVKDYHQRPYTEQLLKHPFIKEQPTERQVRIQLKDHIDRCKKRKQEKERDDYRYSGSENDDDDIQTAGEPSSIIQAPGNDTLRRTFHQIQEGRMQNAEQQQPPNRNQKPPSRDNGSKAQPVEEPGPPSRPQLPQRLIVVPDPPANSNANRPLPPPPRSGSSSQSQQPPSSQTPQQPARNQQNFFKPVLPPRRPEDLDKLAAQLNELGVSSPQQQQQAQPEAPPRNNRPQQQPSGASPQVSGGGGGGGSSGVGGKSPAIAPNGNNNGSSNGGSGSAGVGNINNNNHHAQPINPLDPIESSDSDSEPEEPNGRTRNDGTLLASDPPMPLTGGLGVLNESDQNNQSSSSTPGGGGGASVLSPPSGGSSSGVGVGGGPPNRPLPPTPDDDDAQGDGTLIKRNYENKSSSSIGTTTSSSASTGSTTHSESDEAVLLRDWNFEQFFPAEERPKPNQRHSMSDKSSSSSPASDSNIGRYRASAVVGGASALLPLLGDNNKTGKEHVNASSKHTAASLAYAEKRKVEEMNNKIRLEERVKSEMFARQMHKPNAAAIQALGSSGKSAQQQPQQEQQQQRRQESDGGSRLPLNFARAFRRENSDFFPLAKRHSAILGETGAIGGGVVGLGEGGGSNRSMSPGHHHHQPQQQQRSSAIFSRSSRSKFEPILTNYSLTNPSGSDDEQRRSPRSTPPRAAGADVTGGGNNGRQQSPLAGASQPTQQPQQQQQQSVTRNMDFLRPRREKTESVIFVRNSPHRQPSLLFDGQQKNRSGENSSLGTPGQRTSSVLPDLLRQASPATPPSHDKSVSEEKQRSFLTFGFGAQSGGSAASRRESHVNVNVTPTSHDAASDTPEIRKYKKRFNSEILCAALWGVNLLIGTENGLMLLDRSGQGKVYQLISRRRFQQMEVLEGQNILVTISGKKNRVRVYYLSWLKSKILRTDGLADQQVERRNGWINVGDLQGAVHFKIVKYERIKFLVIALKDSIEIYAWAPKPYHKFMAFKSFGELMHRPLLVDLTVEEQTRLKVIYGSAEGFHAVDLDSATVYDIYLPKHTQGPISPHCIVTLPNSNGMQLLLCYDNEGVYVNTMGRVSKNIVLQWGEMPTSVAYIGTGQIMGWGNKAIEIRSVETGHLDGVFMHKKAQRLKFLCERNDKVFFSSAKGGSSCQIYFMTLNKPGMANW, encoded by the exons GATCCGGCAGGCATCTTTGAGCTAATCGAAGTCGTCGGAAATGGAACGTACGGACAAGTGTACAAG GGTCGCCACACAAAGACTGGACAACTCGCTGCCATTAAGGTGATGGATGTcaccgaggaggaagaggaggagatcAAGCTCGAGATCAACGTGCTGAAGAAGTATTCCAACCACCGCAACATTGCCACATACTATGGTGCATTTATCAAAAAGACGCCCGCCGGCAAGGACGACCAGCTGTGGCTGGTGATGGAGTACTGCGGGGCCGGTTCCGTCACCGATCTGGTCAAGTCGACCAAGGGCCAGAGTCTGAAGGAGGAGTGGATCGCGTACATCTGTCGCGAGATCTTGCGCGGGTTGAGCTATCTGCACACGAACAAGGTGATACACCGTGACATCAAGGGCCAGAACGTGCTGCTGACGGATAACGCCGAGGTGAAGCTGGTCGATTTCGGTGTGTCCGCCCAGCTAGACAAAACCATTGGCCGGCGGAACACATTCATCG GTACACCGTACTGGATGGCACCGGAGGTTATTGCTTGCGATGAAAATCGGGACGCCACCTATGACAACCGGTCCGATCTCTGGTCACTGGGCATTACGGCACTGGAGATGGCCGAATCACAACCCCCTCTGTGCGATCTCCATCCGATGCGCGCTCTCTTCCTGATTCCACGTAATCCACCACCGCGCATGAAGTCGAAGAAGTGGTCCAAGAAGTTCCACAGCTTTATTGATACGGTGCTAG TGAAAGACTACCATCAACGGCCTTACACGGAGCAGTTACTGAAGCATCCTTTCATCAAAGAGCAACCGACGGAAAGACAAGTTAGAATACAGCTTAAAGACCATATCGATAG gTGTAAGAAGCGCAAGCAGGAGAAAGAGCGTGACGACTATCGCTACTCGGGCTCggaaaacgatgacgatgatataCAGACGGCTGGCGAACCGTCCTCGATCATTCAGGCCCCGGGCAACGATACGCTACGCCGTACGTTCCACCAGATCCAGGAGGGTCGTATGCAGAAcgccgaacagcagcagcctccgaATCGCAATCAGAAACCACCAAGT CGGGATAATGGTAGTAAAGCGCAACCCGTGGAGGAACCGGGGCCACCGTCGAGACCGCAGCTTCCGCAGCGGCTGATAGTGGTGCCGGATCCACCGGCCAACAGTAATGCTAATCGACCCCTGCCCCCGCCACCGCGCAGCGGTTCCTCCTCGCAATCCCAGCAACCACCTTCATCCCAGACACCGCAGCAACCTGCCCGCAATCAGCAAAACTTCTTCAAACCGGTG CTACCACCTAGACGACCAGAG GATTTGGACAAGTTGGCCGCACAGCTTAATGAATTGGGCGTCTCCtccccgcagcagcagcagcaggcgcaacCTGAGGCGCCACCGCGCAACAACAgaccacaacagcaaccgtcGGGAGCATCACCACAGGTcagtggaggaggtggtggcggaggtagTAGTGGCGTTGGCGGTAAGTCACCGGCCATTGCTCCGAATGGCAACAataacggcagcagcaatggcggcagtggcagtgccgGCGTCGGTAACATcaataacaataatcatcATGCGCAACCGATCAATCcgctcgatccgatcgagaGCTCCGATTCGGACTCGGAACCAGAGGAACCGAACGGCCGAACACGAAACGACGGCACGCTTCTCGCCAGTGATCCCCCGATGCCACT GACGGGCGGTTTGGGCGTGCTCAACGAATCCGATCAGAACAATCAATCCTCATCGAGTACTccgggtggtggaggaggggccAGTGTTCTGTCTCCTCcgagcggtggcagcagcagtggcgtcGGGGTCGGCGGTGGTCCTCCCAACCGACCTTTACCGCCCactccggacgacgacgatgcccaAGGTGACGGGACGCTCATCAAACGG AACTACGAGAATAAGTCATCTTCGTCCATCGGCACTACGACCTCCTCGTCGGCGTCGACCGGTTCGACGACGCACTCGGAAAGCGACGAAGCGGTGCTGCTACGCGACTGGAACTTTGAGCAATTTTTCCCAGCCGAAGAGCGGCCAAAGCCGAACCAGCGCCACTCGATGTCAGACAaatcgtcctcttcctcgccaGCCTCCGACTCGAATATCGGGCGTTATCGGGCCAGTGCCGTCGTCGGCGGCGCTAGTGCTCTGCTTCCACTGCTCGGTGACAACAACAAGACGGGCAAGGAGCACGTTAACGCTTCGTCCAAACATACGGCCGCCAGTCTGGCGTACGCCGAGAAGCGCAAGGTGGAGGAGATGAACAACAAGATACGATTGGAGGAGCGTGTCAAGAGTGAAATGTTTGCCCGGCAAATGCACAAACCGAACGCCGCCGCCATCCAGGCACTCGGGTCGTCGGGCAAAAGcgcacagcaacagccacaacaggagcagcagcagcaacggcgccAAGAGTCGGACGGGGGATCTCGGTTACCACTCAACTTTGCACGAGCTTTCCGCCGGGAAAACTCCGATTTCTTTCCCCTCGCGAAGCGTCATTCGGCTATTCTAGGCGAAACGGGTGCCATTGGTGGTGGGGTCGTTGGGTTGGGCGAGGGTGGAGgaagcaatcgatcgatgtcacccggtcatcatcatcatcaaccgcagcaacagcagcgatccAGTGCCATCTTTTCGCGTAGCAGTCGCTCCAAGTTCGAACCGATCTTGACCAACTACTCGCTCACGAATCCGtccggcagcgacgacgagcagCGTCGTTCGCCTCGatccacaccaccacgtgcGGCGGGAGCAGACGTGACAGGAGGTGGCAACAATGGGAGACAACAAAGCCCACTGGCAGGTGCCTCGCAGCCGacacagcagccacagcagcagcaacagcaatcggtTACACGAAATATGGACTTTTTGCGGCCGCGTCGCGAAAAAACTGAATCCGTTATCTTCGTACGTAACTCACCCCACCGACAGCCCTCGCTGCTGTTCGATGGTCAGCAG AAGAACCGTTCCGGGGAGAACAGCAGTCTCGGTACACCAGGCCAGCGGACGAGTAGTGTCCTGCCGGATCTACTTAGACAGGCATCGCCGGCGACGCCACCCAGCCATGACAAATCGGTCAGCGAGGAG aagcagcgCAGCTTCCTGACGTTCGGTTTTGGGGCTCAATCGGGCGGATCCGCGGCTTCCCGGCGGGAGAGCcacgtgaacgtgaacgtcACCCCAACATCGCACGATGCTGCCAGCGATACACCCGAGATACGGAAGTACAAGAAGCGCTTCAACTCGGAGATACTGTGTGCGGCACTCTGGGGTGTCAATCTGCTGATCGGCACCGAGAATGGCTTAATGCTGTTGGATCGTTCCGGTCAGGGAAAG GTGTATCAGCTGATATCACGTCGGCGGTTCCAGCAGATGGAGGTGCTGGAAGGACAAAACATTCTGGTGACCATATCGGGCAAGAAGAACCGTGTCCGCGTGTACTATCTGTCGTGGCTGAAATCGAAAATACTGCGTACCGACGGTTTGGCGGAC caacaaGTGGAACGTCGCAACGGATGGATCAACGTGGGTGATCTGCAGGGTGCGGTGCATTTCAAGATTGTCAAGTACGAGCGGATCAAATTTCTGGTGATCGCCCTCAAGGACTCGATCGAGATCTACGCCTGGGCCCCGAAGCCATACCACAAGTTTATGGCATTTAAG agCTTCGGTGAACTGATGCATCGGCCACTGCTGGTTGACTTGACAGTCGAGGAGCAGACGCGATTGAAGGTGATCTACGGTTCGGCAGAAGGCTTTCATGCAGTCGATCTCGATTCGGCCACGGTCTATGATATCTACCTACCTAAGCAT ACTCAGGGTCCAATTTCGCCGCACTGCATCGTAACCCTCCCGAACTCGAACGGTatgcaactgttgctgtgCTACGACAACGAAGGTGTTTACGTGAATACTATGGGCCGCGTATCAAAGAACATCGTGCTGCAGTGGGGCGAGATGCCGACCTCGGTCGCTTACATCGGTACCGGGCAGATTATGGGCTGGGGTAACAAGGCAATCGAG ATTCGCTCGGTAGAAACCGGTCACCTGGACGGGGTGTTCATGCACAAGAAAGCACAACGTCTGAAGTTCCTGTGCGAGCGGAACGATAAGGTGTTCTTCAGCAGTGCCAAAGGTGGCTCCTCTTGTCAGATCTACTTCATGACGCTCAACAAACCGGGGATGGCCAACTGGTAA